Proteins from a single region of Nitrospirota bacterium:
- the yidD gene encoding membrane protein insertion efficiency factor YidD, with translation MKTILITLIQFYKAMFSPLLPSSCRFYPSCSDYCAEAIEKHGPFTGLLMSLKRVLRCHPISRGGYDPVK, from the coding sequence ATGAAGACGATTCTCATTACGCTTATTCAGTTCTATAAGGCAATGTTTTCGCCACTGTTACCGTCATCATGCAGATTCTATCCGAGCTGTTCCGATTACTGTGCAGAGGCGATAGAAAAACACGGCCCTTTTACAGGGTTGTTAATGTCTTTAAAGAGGGTTTTAAGGTGTCATCCGATAAGCCGCGGCGGCTATGATCCGGTTAAATAA
- the rpmH gene encoding 50S ribosomal protein L34 translates to MGGAYTTFHPHNIKRKRKHGFRKRMSTASGRNVIKRRRAKGRKELSA, encoded by the coding sequence ATGGGCGGAGCATATACGACATTTCATCCACACAACATTAAGAGGAAAAGGAAACACGGGTTCAGAAAGCGGATGTCAACAGCGTCAGGCCGTAACGTCATCAAAAGAAGAAGGGCAAAAGGACGAAAAGAGCTGAGCGCTTAA
- a CDS encoding radical SAM protein, which translates to MATIILKATEKCNSNCIYCDVVRRKPSTTPIMSYEILDVCFSRINTFLMSNPDDNITVLWHGGEPLLLGVDFFKTALDIQEKHCTATLSRINHNIQTNLTLLSKDFLEIFKKMGIGHLGSSYDPIQNVRGPGKNIDSEIYNKMFLSGLKLSRESAFNVGIIYVVTKRSLERPLDIFYYLTNLFINGGINLNQVLIYDSEIKDIAITPNEYADFLGEIFPVWWKYKEIYYEIEPFKSFSINAKRDALSLSCVDSGDCAYNHVNIDPRGETSQCGRSSDWGLLSYGNILDRSLHEILYDSQRGQLISRNEILLEKDCKDCRFWSICHGGCPLDSYDEHGDFVHKTRWCLSKKRFIEKFFEPITGLTF; encoded by the coding sequence ATGGCAACTATAATTCTAAAAGCAACGGAAAAATGTAACTCTAATTGTATATACTGCGACGTAGTCCGTAGAAAGCCTTCAACCACCCCGATAATGTCTTATGAAATCCTGGATGTGTGTTTTTCGAGAATAAATACCTTTTTAATGTCGAATCCTGATGATAATATAACGGTTTTGTGGCATGGAGGCGAACCACTGCTTTTGGGTGTGGATTTTTTTAAAACGGCTTTAGATATACAGGAAAAGCATTGTACTGCTACTTTATCCCGTATAAATCACAACATTCAAACGAATCTCACCCTTTTATCGAAGGATTTTTTGGAAATATTTAAGAAAATGGGTATAGGTCATTTAGGGTCAAGTTACGACCCTATTCAAAACGTAAGAGGGCCTGGTAAAAATATCGATTCTGAGATTTATAACAAGATGTTTCTCAGTGGGCTAAAGTTATCACGTGAATCTGCTTTTAACGTAGGAATTATCTATGTAGTTACAAAAAGATCACTTGAAAGACCTTTAGATATATTCTACTATTTGACTAACTTATTCATTAATGGGGGGATTAATTTAAATCAAGTGCTCATCTATGACAGTGAGATTAAAGACATAGCCATAACCCCCAATGAATATGCCGATTTTTTAGGTGAAATATTTCCCGTATGGTGGAAATATAAAGAAATATATTACGAAATCGAACCATTTAAATCGTTTTCGATAAATGCAAAAAGAGATGCTCTCAGTCTATCCTGTGTCGATTCAGGGGATTGTGCCTATAACCATGTAAATATTGATCCCCGCGGTGAGACATCCCAATGTGGAAGGTCCTCTGACTGGGGTTTACTCTCTTATGGAAACATACTCGACCGGTCTCTTCATGAAATACTTTACGATTCTCAACGTGGACAGTTGATCAGCCGCAATGAAATCCTGTTGGAAAAGGACTGTAAGGATTGCCGCTTTTGGAGCATATGCCACGGTGGATGTCCTTTAGACTCATATGACGAACACGGAGATTTTGTGCATAAAACCCGATGGTGTTTATCAAAAAAGAGATTTATAGAAAAATTTTTTGAACCTATAACTGGGCTCACGTTTTAA
- a CDS encoding radical SAM protein produces the protein MANVLLTQQCVRKCPYCFALKHMENSTSDKMLSWENLIYIADLLECSGHRHLSLLGGEPTLHPSFNDFVVYLIERGFDVSVFTSGIMTKDKLSKSIKTLEDVPMGRLTFVCNLNDPALSPVAETVSVKRFLEHFGNRTIAGFNIYRNDFDMNFLFQAINMYGMIRVLRLGLAHRIVGKDNIYVDIGSFDNIIKRLSSCFDIFKELRIKPAFDCGFPMCALNDNQLGQMYRLTTGDFRFYCVPAIDIGPDMEVWPCFPLSSFHKKSLFEFNSFSEVIEYYNDLFSKIQTEACGIFERCDDCVYRENGLCHGGCKAHILSSFRDEPPIRLDEMYVISDETGKI, from the coding sequence ATGGCAAACGTTCTTTTAACGCAGCAATGCGTTCGCAAGTGTCCGTATTGTTTTGCTTTAAAACATATGGAAAACAGTACCTCAGACAAGATGCTGTCGTGGGAGAACTTAATCTATATTGCCGATTTGCTTGAGTGTTCAGGGCACCGCCATCTGTCTTTGCTTGGGGGGGAGCCTACACTGCACCCTTCCTTTAACGATTTTGTAGTTTATCTCATAGAACGTGGGTTTGACGTCAGCGTTTTTACAAGCGGTATCATGACTAAAGATAAGCTAAGTAAATCGATAAAAACACTTGAAGACGTTCCAATGGGCAGATTGACATTTGTCTGCAATCTTAACGACCCAGCACTATCTCCTGTAGCCGAAACAGTCAGTGTAAAGCGATTCCTGGAACATTTCGGAAACCGTACGATTGCCGGATTTAATATCTACAGAAATGATTTTGATATGAATTTCCTGTTCCAGGCAATAAATATGTATGGCATGATTCGTGTACTTCGTTTAGGGTTAGCCCACAGGATTGTTGGAAAGGATAATATCTACGTTGATATTGGCAGCTTTGATAATATAATAAAGCGGTTATCGTCTTGTTTTGATATTTTTAAGGAATTAAGGATAAAACCAGCTTTCGATTGTGGTTTCCCAATGTGTGCACTTAACGACAATCAACTGGGCCAGATGTACAGGTTAACAACGGGAGATTTCAGGTTTTACTGCGTACCGGCTATCGATATTGGACCCGACATGGAGGTATGGCCGTGTTTTCCTTTGTCGTCTTTTCATAAGAAATCTCTCTTTGAATTTAATTCTTTTAGTGAAGTAATAGAATATTATAACGATCTGTTTTCAAAAATCCAGACAGAAGCATGCGGCATTTTCGAGCGCTGTGACGATTGTGTTTATCGTGAAAACGGCCTTTGCCATGGAGGATGCAAAGCTCATATCTTATCGTCATTTAGGGATGAGCCCCCTATACGTTTGGATGAAATGTACGTAATTTCAGATGAGACAGGGAAAATATAA
- a CDS encoding ATP-binding cassette domain-containing protein has translation MTETLLKVTELKKQYAVGSGFLKKTGYVKAVDGVDFAIEKNTVFALVGESGCGKSTVARLVLRLIEANGGDVLFKGKSVFSLKVGNLKAYRRAVQIIFQDPFASLNPRMKIFTTLSEPLLIHKLCPRSEFRERVGKLLNNVGLEPDVMNRYPHEFSGGQRQRICIARALALSPELIVADEPLSSLDVSIQAQVLNLLKDLKAAYGLSFLFISHDLNVVRYFSDTIGVMYLGKIVELAKSEDLFSAPMHPYTVMLIESAPKIRKTSKPQRKTFDVTSLDVPSPIDIPSGCPFHPRCPKCSDICKREIPQLLTHNGRLASCHLL, from the coding sequence ATGACAGAAACTTTGCTAAAAGTAACGGAGCTTAAAAAACAATATGCCGTTGGATCTGGATTTTTGAAAAAAACCGGATATGTCAAAGCTGTTGACGGCGTGGATTTTGCGATAGAGAAAAACACGGTGTTTGCCCTTGTTGGAGAGAGCGGATGTGGTAAGTCAACTGTGGCGCGGTTGGTCTTGAGGTTGATTGAGGCTAACGGAGGGGATGTATTATTTAAAGGAAAAAGTGTGTTTAGCCTCAAAGTTGGCAACCTTAAAGCATACAGACGGGCTGTGCAAATAATTTTTCAGGATCCGTTTGCATCGTTAAATCCAAGGATGAAGATATTTACGACACTATCCGAGCCGCTCCTGATTCACAAACTCTGTCCGCGGTCTGAGTTTCGTGAGCGAGTGGGAAAGCTGCTGAATAATGTCGGTCTTGAGCCAGACGTTATGAATCGCTATCCGCACGAGTTTAGCGGAGGGCAGCGTCAGCGGATTTGTATAGCGCGTGCGCTTGCGCTGTCACCTGAGCTGATTGTTGCCGATGAACCACTGTCCTCTCTTGATGTCTCTATACAGGCACAGGTGCTTAACCTGCTGAAAGATTTAAAGGCTGCTTATGGACTTTCTTTTTTATTTATCAGCCATGACTTAAACGTGGTCAGATACTTTAGCGATACAATCGGTGTGATGTATCTGGGGAAAATTGTGGAACTGGCTAAATCAGAGGATCTCTTTAGCGCACCCATGCATCCATACACGGTGATGCTTATCGAATCAGCGCCAAAGATACGAAAAACCTCAAAACCGCAAAGAAAGACTTTTGATGTCACCTCACTGGATGTGCCAAGCCCGATAGACATACCATCAGGATGTCCGTTTCATCCGAGGTGCCCTAAGTGTTCAGACATCTGTAAAAGGGAGATTCCACAGCTACTGACTCACAATGGACGGCTTGCATCGTGTCATCTGTTATGA
- a CDS encoding ABC transporter ATP-binding protein — MSLLSVKQLSVSFQMAGKNVRVVDSLSFDINESEIFGVVGESGSGKSMTALSIMGILPDSAKSDGKIIFKDEALGSLSAERRRALRGNAISMVFQEPMTSLNPVLTIGYQIAEVLTTHKGMSVREANKRAVELLKEVKIPSAEQRAKDYPHQMSGGMRQRVMIAMAIACKPELLIADEPTTALDVTIAAQILNLIHSIKEEKNMSVMFITHDLAIVSEHTDRVAIMYAGRIVELAKTDELFAKPLHPYTIGLLNSIPGGKGDALESIPGTVPRADRLPAGCKFSDRCRFVLPKCRAEEPELRDVGDGRLLRCIRNERLSL, encoded by the coding sequence ATGTCACTGCTTAGTGTAAAGCAACTCAGTGTGAGTTTTCAGATGGCTGGGAAAAATGTACGGGTCGTGGATAGTCTGAGTTTTGATATAAACGAAAGTGAGATTTTTGGAGTAGTTGGAGAAAGCGGCTCGGGAAAAAGTATGACAGCGCTTTCAATAATGGGAATTCTGCCTGACAGTGCAAAAAGTGACGGGAAAATAATCTTTAAAGATGAGGCACTGGGCTCCCTTAGCGCAGAAAGACGCAGAGCACTGAGAGGAAACGCAATTTCAATGGTTTTTCAGGAACCCATGACCTCCTTAAATCCTGTTCTTACCATTGGCTACCAAATTGCTGAGGTGCTGACCACACACAAGGGGATGTCTGTCCGTGAGGCAAACAAGCGGGCAGTTGAGCTGCTGAAAGAAGTAAAAATACCTTCTGCAGAGCAAAGGGCAAAAGACTACCCGCATCAGATGTCAGGCGGCATGAGGCAACGGGTTATGATAGCCATGGCGATAGCTTGCAAACCGGAACTTCTGATTGCAGATGAGCCCACAACAGCGCTTGATGTAACAATTGCCGCTCAGATACTTAACCTCATCCATTCAATCAAAGAGGAAAAAAACATGTCGGTCATGTTTATAACCCACGACCTGGCAATTGTCTCAGAGCACACCGACCGTGTGGCAATCATGTACGCTGGCAGGATAGTGGAGTTGGCAAAGACGGATGAATTATTTGCAAAACCGTTGCATCCATACACGATAGGCCTGCTTAATTCAATCCCCGGTGGGAAAGGCGATGCACTTGAGTCAATACCGGGCACAGTGCCGCGAGCCGACAGACTGCCTGCCGGCTGTAAGTTTTCCGACAGGTGCCGCTTTGTGCTGCCAAAGTGCAGAGCAGAGGAGCCGGAGCTTAGGGATGTTGGGGATGGACGGCTGCTTAGGTGTATAAGAAATGAAAGGTTGTCTTTATAG
- a CDS encoding YraN family protein, whose protein sequence is MTNVETGKLGEVLAEKFLKKSGYKILERNYRNKVGEIDIIAREGDCIVFVEVKTRQSDSFGMPFEAVNAAKRRKIKGTALMYMKTFKTEPMVRFDVISVMIDGQNNQIQHIKDAINEG, encoded by the coding sequence GTGACTAATGTAGAAACTGGTAAGTTGGGTGAAGTGCTGGCCGAAAAGTTTCTAAAAAAATCGGGTTATAAGATTTTAGAGAGAAACTACAGGAATAAAGTCGGGGAAATTGATATAATAGCCAGGGAGGGAGATTGCATTGTCTTTGTAGAGGTAAAAACAAGACAGAGCGACTCTTTTGGAATGCCGTTTGAAGCGGTGAACGCAGCAAAGAGGCGGAAAATTAAGGGCACAGCTCTTATGTATATGAAAACGTTTAAAACCGAGCCTATGGTACGCTTTGATGTTATAAGTGTTATGATAGACGGTCAGAACAATCAAATACAACACATAAAGGATGCCATCAATGAGGGGTAA
- a CDS encoding sensor histidine kinase KdpD has translation MDDQRPSPEALLAQVKMEEARKTQGSLKVFFGAAPGVGKTYAMLEAARQKQSEGVEVVVAVVETHKRKETEKLLEGLEVLQKTRIEYRGAVLYELDIDEALRRKPSLILVDELAHTNAPESRHKKRWQDVFELLEAGIDVYTTLNVQHLESLGDVVAQITGITIRETVPDFVIERADEVALVDLPPDELLQRLKEGKVYMSELADQARGNFFRKGNLLALRELALRRTAERVDEQIQDYRVVKGVKEVWPVSERILVSISSNPRSIRLIRAAKRMAAGLRAEWMAVNVEAPSKVKPTKADLAKLSTHIRLAEELGAETITLTGQRASDEILRYAASRNVTKIIIGKPAHPRWKDVLFGSMLDEIVRGSGNIDIYVISGDRGQPIPEPVTKIKKQNTMITKDIPMTVATVAVCTVVAHFMDPYVARADLAMVYLIGVVFMATRSEKLSSFLTALLGVLAFDFFFVPPRYTFEVSSTSYLITFFVMLVLAFVISKLTLRVKDQVDSARERQQTTASLYNLSRKLVNKQSMEQVCALVISHIAEILSCRAVVLLPDEHGVLESKITTQDTFELDQKEYSVAKWCYDHKQRAGFATDTLSGAKAMYLPLVASAKTIGVIGVIMSPTQEFLEQRQMHILESFANQSAMAIERVLLADEAQQALLKAETETLRNTLLSSISHDLRTPLAAITGAASTILQKDITLDYNENQELLLTIYEEAEHLNQIIRNVLNMTRIEAGAITVKKQWQPIEEIIGAALNRMAEKLGNRPVEITLPEDLPMVFFDPLLIEQVLMNLLDNAIKYTPSETPIELSAMIKDDSVVVQVRDRGPGLIAGEEQRIFDKFVRSTSKGGGIGLGLTICRAIINAHGGKISAQNRPGGGAEFSFTLPVINQPDMTQAPE, from the coding sequence ATGGACGATCAAAGACCATCACCAGAGGCGCTTTTAGCTCAGGTTAAAATGGAGGAGGCACGCAAGACTCAGGGAAGTCTGAAGGTTTTCTTTGGAGCGGCTCCGGGTGTTGGGAAAACTTATGCCATGCTTGAAGCAGCCCGTCAGAAGCAATCTGAGGGGGTTGAGGTTGTTGTGGCTGTGGTGGAAACCCATAAGCGTAAGGAAACCGAAAAGCTGCTTGAAGGCCTTGAGGTATTACAGAAAACGAGGATAGAGTACCGCGGCGCTGTTTTGTATGAATTAGATATTGATGAGGCCCTAAGACGTAAACCCTCGCTTATTTTGGTTGACGAGCTCGCACACACAAATGCACCAGAAAGCCGCCACAAAAAGCGGTGGCAGGATGTGTTTGAGCTGCTTGAGGCCGGTATTGATGTTTACACAACACTTAACGTTCAGCACCTTGAAAGCCTCGGTGACGTAGTTGCACAAATTACAGGAATAACAATAAGAGAAACCGTACCCGATTTTGTAATAGAACGAGCTGATGAGGTTGCTCTTGTTGACCTTCCTCCGGATGAGCTTTTGCAAAGGCTTAAGGAGGGTAAGGTTTATATGTCTGAGCTTGCAGATCAGGCAAGAGGGAATTTTTTCAGAAAAGGTAATCTGCTTGCCTTAAGAGAATTAGCCCTGCGCAGAACAGCCGAGCGCGTGGATGAACAGATACAGGATTACAGAGTGGTCAAAGGTGTAAAGGAAGTGTGGCCTGTATCGGAGCGGATTTTAGTAAGCATCAGCTCTAATCCCCGCTCGATACGTCTGATACGGGCTGCAAAGCGAATGGCGGCAGGCCTTAGAGCCGAGTGGATGGCAGTTAATGTGGAGGCACCGTCAAAAGTAAAGCCGACAAAGGCGGATCTTGCTAAACTTTCCACTCATATACGGTTGGCCGAAGAGCTTGGCGCTGAAACTATAACTCTGACAGGCCAGAGGGCAAGCGATGAAATCCTCCGCTATGCCGCAAGTAGAAACGTTACTAAAATCATAATCGGAAAGCCTGCACACCCGCGATGGAAAGACGTCCTGTTTGGCTCTATGCTGGATGAAATTGTGCGCGGAAGCGGCAATATTGATATATATGTTATTAGCGGTGACAGAGGGCAACCAATCCCTGAGCCTGTTACAAAAATAAAAAAACAGAACACGATGATAACAAAAGATATTCCTATGACTGTTGCCACAGTTGCGGTGTGCACTGTTGTTGCCCACTTTATGGATCCTTATGTTGCCCGTGCAGACCTTGCCATGGTGTATTTAATTGGCGTGGTGTTTATGGCTACGCGTTCAGAAAAGCTGTCTTCATTTCTTACTGCCCTTTTGGGAGTATTAGCGTTTGATTTTTTCTTTGTGCCGCCGCGCTACACGTTTGAAGTTAGTTCTACCAGTTATTTAATCACGTTTTTCGTAATGCTTGTCTTAGCGTTTGTTATAAGCAAGCTCACATTAAGGGTAAAGGATCAGGTTGACTCAGCACGTGAGCGTCAGCAAACAACGGCATCGCTTTATAATCTGAGCCGTAAGCTTGTTAACAAACAGAGCATGGAACAAGTCTGTGCACTTGTCATTAGTCATATAGCCGAGATTTTATCTTGTCGGGCAGTTGTGCTTTTGCCGGATGAGCACGGAGTTTTAGAGTCTAAGATAACCACACAGGATACCTTTGAACTTGATCAAAAAGAATACAGCGTGGCAAAGTGGTGTTATGACCACAAGCAACGGGCTGGTTTTGCTACTGATACTCTCTCCGGAGCCAAAGCCATGTACCTTCCGCTTGTTGCCTCAGCTAAAACCATAGGTGTTATCGGAGTGATAATGTCTCCAACACAAGAGTTTTTGGAGCAGAGGCAAATGCACATACTTGAGAGTTTTGCAAACCAGAGTGCTATGGCAATTGAACGTGTGTTACTTGCTGATGAAGCTCAACAGGCGCTCTTAAAAGCCGAAACTGAAACTCTGCGCAATACCCTTCTTAGCTCAATTTCCCATGACCTGCGCACACCGCTTGCGGCCATTACCGGTGCGGCATCCACCATTTTGCAAAAAGATATAACTCTCGATTACAATGAAAATCAGGAGCTGCTCCTAACCATATACGAGGAGGCTGAACATCTCAACCAAATCATCAGAAACGTTCTTAATATGACACGCATAGAGGCTGGGGCCATAACAGTGAAAAAACAATGGCAGCCAATTGAGGAAATCATAGGGGCTGCACTTAACCGTATGGCAGAAAAACTTGGCAACAGACCCGTGGAAATAACTCTGCCGGAGGATTTACCTATGGTTTTTTTCGATCCCCTTTTGATTGAACAGGTGCTTATGAATCTGTTAGATAATGCCATTAAATATACTCCATCGGAGACGCCGATAGAGCTCTCTGCAATGATAAAAGACGATAGCGTTGTTGTACAAGTTAGGGACAGGGGGCCTGGATTAATTGCCGGTGAAGAGCAACGGATATTCGATAAGTTTGTGCGGAGCACCTCCAAAGGCGGTGGTATTGGGCTTGGGTTAACGATTTGCCGTGCCATAATAAATGCACATGGAGGTAAAATCAGCGCACAAAACAGGCCAGGCGGAGGCGCTGAGTTTAGCTTTACACTGCCTGTTATAAACCAACCCGATATGACGCAAGCACCTGAGTAA
- a CDS encoding response regulator, with translation MENALILLIEDETQMLRFLRITLKGHGYKLVEAVTGKEGLMQAAMRNPDVILLDLGLPDMDGLGVIQQLRGWSDVSIIVISAREQEEDKIRALDTGADDYLTKPFSAGELLARIRVALRHKLFVSQGQKEHTFTVYDLKVDLSTRQVFINDVEIHLTPIEYSLLAVLIKNAGKVVTHSQLLKEVWGINYANQTQYLRVYMAQLRRKLESDPARPKFLINEPAIGYRLKLND, from the coding sequence ATGGAAAACGCTCTGATACTTTTGATAGAAGATGAAACTCAAATGCTTCGATTTTTGAGAATTACGCTTAAAGGACATGGTTACAAGCTTGTTGAGGCTGTTACCGGCAAAGAGGGATTAATGCAGGCGGCAATGCGCAATCCTGACGTCATACTGCTTGACCTTGGACTTCCCGATATGGACGGCCTTGGGGTAATACAGCAGCTTCGCGGCTGGAGTGACGTTTCTATCATAGTCATTTCGGCAAGAGAACAAGAGGAGGATAAAATCAGGGCTTTAGATACAGGAGCAGACGATTATCTCACAAAACCATTTAGTGCCGGTGAACTGCTTGCCCGCATACGAGTGGCTCTTCGGCACAAGCTGTTTGTTTCACAGGGACAGAAAGAGCACACATTTACCGTTTATGACCTTAAGGTTGATCTTTCTACCAGACAAGTCTTTATAAATGATGTCGAAATTCATCTAACCCCCATTGAGTACAGCCTTTTAGCGGTTTTAATTAAAAACGCTGGTAAGGTGGTAACTCATTCCCAACTTCTCAAAGAGGTTTGGGGGATAAATTACGCAAACCAAACGCAATACCTGAGAGTTTACATGGCTCAACTTCGCAGAAAACTCGAATCTGACCCCGCCCGTCCAAAGTTTTTAATTAATGAACCTGCTATCGGCTACAGACTCAAGTTAAATGACTAA